The following proteins are encoded in a genomic region of Arcobacter suis CECT 7833:
- a CDS encoding carbonic anhydrase: MLINDLIKGNKKFREASFPKYEGDLKELVEKGQKPEILFVGCSDSRVTPDLMLDTKPGDMFILRNVGNFVPPYNPDDDYHGSSAAIEYAVSVLGVKHIIICGHSHCGACKSLYQNLDNSPDLIHVRKWLELGKRAKEYTLLAIQDKTDKEKLYRATERISIVHQMENLLTFPEVERKVKAGELQIHGWYYRIEDGTIEYYDGEECSFKPLKEN; encoded by the coding sequence TTTAGAGAAGCTAGTTTTCCTAAATATGAAGGTGATTTAAAAGAGTTAGTTGAAAAAGGTCAAAAGCCTGAAATTCTTTTTGTTGGATGTAGTGATAGTAGAGTTACTCCTGACTTAATGCTTGATACAAAACCTGGTGATATGTTTATTTTAAGAAATGTTGGGAATTTTGTTCCACCATATAATCCAGATGATGATTACCATGGAAGTTCAGCTGCTATTGAATATGCTGTTTCTGTTTTAGGTGTTAAACATATCATTATTTGTGGACATTCTCATTGTGGAGCATGTAAAAGTTTATACCAAAACTTGGATAATTCACCTGATTTAATCCATGTAAGAAAATGGTTAGAACTAGGAAAAAGAGCAAAAGAGTATACACTTCTTGCAATTCAAGATAAAACTGATAAAGAAAAATTATATAGAGCAACTGAAAGAATTTCTATTGTTCATCAAATGGAAAATTTATTAACATTTCCAGAAGTTGAAAGAAAAGTAAAAGCTGGTGAACTTCAAATACATGGTTGGTATTATAGAATAGAAGATGGAACTATTGAGTATTATGATGGAGAAGAATGTTCATTTAAACCACTAAAGGAGAATTAA